AAAAATAATGGGCGGAGGAAACAAATTTCAAGAACCAGTGAAGATTAACCGTAGGAGACAAGTAAGGAAAGAGAAGGAAGAAGATGAAGTCAATGAAAGCTTCAAATCGCCAAATCTTGAAGCTGAGAGACGTAGAAGAGAGAAGCTACATGGTCGGCTTATGGCTCTGCGATCTCATGTTCCAACTGTCACAAACGTAAAATCCACAATCTTAGATTTTTGTTCATTGTGTGTGTGTGTTTTGGTGATGATAGCTGTAGTTTTTGTTTTTCTTTTTGTTGTTATCCAGATGACTAAAGCGAGTATTGTTGAAGATGCGATTACTTACATAGGAGAGCTTCAGAAGATTGTTGAGAATCTTACAGAGAAGCTTCATGAAATGGAAGAAACTCCTCTTGAGATTTATGAACAACAAACGGTTCATACTATAAAACCTGAGGTTGAAGCTATTGATTTGAAAATGGAGATGAAGAAAACGGGAATCGAGGTTTTTTTTTATTTATCAGTCGGTTCTTGATTCCTTTTTTTTATCTTTCTTGATGATTTTTTTTGTTATTTTGGACAGGAGAATGTGCAGTTTTGTAAGATTGGGAAGAGGAAGTTTTGGTTAAAGATCACAACTGAGAAGAGACCTGGGATCTTTACTAAATTCATGGAGGTTATGTGCCTGTTGGGATTTGAGATCATTGACATTACTCTAGCTACTTCAAATGGAGCAATTATTATTAGTTCCTCTGTTCAGATACTTCAGGGACTATGTGATGGTGACTCTGTTGATCCTCAACAGACAAAGGACTTTCTGTTGGAAGTCATGAGAAGCAATCCATGAGTGATACATCTTGGAACTTTTCTAGCTAATAAAGATTTCCCTTGATTCACAATTTTTAATCCTAGTTTAATGTGAAATGATTCAGATGAAACAGAGCCTCATCTTATCTCATCTGTTTCTGCAAAATGTTGTTAATTAGCCTCTGTTTCTGCCTTAGTCCAGTGTTGATTGAACCTTCTAGTTAGTCCAGAGGCTTCTCTTTTCATTTTCATGTGATGCTGTGACCTGTGATAAACATAGATTGTTGCAGTTTCTTAGAAATTTGTTGTGCTCTATAAGAATGTGATTAATAATTTGGATTTTAATACGGAACTTATGTAAGTGGGTATGAATTCTGAAGGAGAATGAACGACTTGTGAACAAATTTCTCAAAACAAGAGGTGTATCTCAACATAAAAAAAAATTAATGAAAACTAATGAAAGAGGAGAGAGAGAAGTTCTCATTTAGTAATATGTAAGATATCTCAAAGAACCTTAAAAATGTTATAAATCAATTGGTGGACGTCCATAACTGGCCCGATCCATAACCGGCCCATACACTTAGAGAGAGACGGTCCAACCCTAGAGAGTGAGAGGCGGCCGCGAGACTTGGAGAGGAGAGAGACGGCTACAACTTGCATATTTCCTAATTCGTTTATGTTTATGATTTGTAATCATTCCTATTATTGTATTTCCATTTATCTCTCTTGTAGCCCCTATATAAAGGGAACACTTATTCATTAATAATATACAGAAACTTACAGTTCTAAATCCTTAAGTTTACAACTCGTTATCAGCACGATAGCCTCTAACACTCTGAGCCTAAAACCAAATCGCTAAAACCCTAAAACCCTAAATGAAAAGGAAACTACCTCGGAACTACGAAGAGGCCGTCCCCCAAACCGTGACGACCCAGAAAACGATCAAGATATCAAATCGAAGCCCTGGCCAAGACAAATCAGTCAGTGCAAACCGTTTGTCGATCTGACCACCGACGCGCCTTCACACACAGATACAGTGCGCGCCAACTTGCTTTAGAACCCTAATCCGAACCCGACGATACTGACGAACCCTAATCCGTTCGCGACTCCGTTTCCAGCTCGTGTCCACCTGATCCGCTCCAGCCCCAAGGCGTTCCTGATCCTAGACGAACTCAGCTTCATCCTACATCAAGGACAGCTCGCGATCCGACAGCAACAGCACCCGTTCGCATCAGCTCGCGATCCAATAGAAGCATCTCGCGTCCCAGCCAGCTCGTGTCCCGATCGTGTCTAAGCTCGAGGTTCATTCTTGGTGGTCCGGTTTCTACAAACAACTAAACTAAAGGTATTTTGAATTCTAAGAATATAATGAATCGAATTTGGTTGATTGTAAAGAATGAAACCCTAAAATGTAATCTCTAAGATGAAAGCCATAGGATAATAGATCAATCCCTAAGCGANNNNNNNNNNNNNNNNNNNNNNNNNNNNNNNNNNNNNNNNNNNNNNNNNNNNNNNNNNNNNNNNNNNNNNNNNNNNNNNNNNNNNNNNNNNNNNNNNNNNNNNNNNNNNNNNNNNNNNNNNNNNNNNNNNNNNNNNNNNNNNNNNNNNNNNNNNNNNNNNNNNNNNNNNNNNNNNNNNNNNNNNNNNNNNNNNNNNNNNNNNNNNNNNNNNNNNNNNNNNNNNNNNNNNNNNNNNNNNNNNNNNNNNNNNNNNNNNNNNNNNNNNNNNNNNNNNNNNNNNNNNNNNNNNNNNNNNNNNNNNNNNNNNNNNNNNNNNNNNNNNNNNNNNNNNNNNNNNNNNNNNNNNNNNNNNNNNNNNNNNNNNNNNNNNNNNNNNNNNNNNNNNNNNNNNNNNNNNNNNNNNNNNNNNNNNNNNNNNNNNNNNNNNNNNNNNNNNNNNNNNNNNNNNNNNNNNNNNNNNNNNNNNNNNNNNNNNNNNNNNNNNNNNNNNNNNNNNNNNNNNNNNNNNNNNNNNNNNNNNNNNNNNNNNNNNNNNNNNNNNNNNNNNNNNNNNNNNNNNNNNNNNNNNNNNNNNNNNNNNNNNNNNNNNNNNNNNNNNNNNNNNNNNNNNNNNNNNNNNNNNNNNNNNNNNNNNNNNNNNNNNNNNNNNNNNNNNNNNNNNNNNNNNNNNNNNNNNNNNNNNNNNNNNNNNNNNNNNNNNNNNNNNNNNNNNNNNNNNNNNNNNNNNNNNNNNNNNNNNNNNNNNNNNNNNNNNNNNNNNNNNNNNNNNNNNNNNNNNNNNNNNNNNNNNNNNNNNNNNNNNNNNNNNNNNNNNNNNNNNNNNNNNNNNNNNNNNNNNNNNNNNNNNNNNNNNNNNNNNNNNNNNNNNNNNNNNNNNNNNNNNNNNNNNNNNNNNNNNNNNNNNNNNNNNNNNNNNNNNNNNNNNNNNNNNNNNNNNNNNNNNNNNNNNNNNNNNNNNNNNNNNNNNNNNNNNNNNNNNNNNNNNNNNNNNNNNNNNNNNNNNNTATAACTCTGCACTGTTTAAGATTGTTTCTAAAATGAAACTGTCTGGTGAAAGTATTACGGAATAGGATATGCTTGAGAAAACCTTTTCCATTTTCCATGCAAGCAATATGTTGTTACAACAACAGTACCGAGAGAAAGGTTTCAAAACCTATGCTAATCTTATTTTTTGTCTCTTGCTCGCTGAGCAGAACAATGAATTACTAATGAGAAACAGTCAGATGACACCACTTGGATCAGCTCCACTACCTGATGCACACGCTACAGAGGACAATAAAGAGTCCAACCACATCCAAGGAAACGGCCAGCATGGCCGTGGTCGAGACAAGTCAAACGGACGTGGACGCGGTCGAAGTTCTTTTGGCCGCGGGCGAGGAAATGGTCGAGACCATGGACGGGACTGTGGCTTATTTGGACGAGGCCATGGTTGTGGCCGTGGATCTTCTTTCAAACCCCAACACTCGACTAAATCAGAGAAATATGTGTGCCATAGATGTGGAATGAGCAATCATTGGGCTAAGACTTGTAGGACTCCCAAGCATCTAGTTGACCTCTATCAAGAGAGCTTGAAAGGAAAGAATCCTGAAGCCCATATGACTTAACAAGATGATGAAAACGACTTCAATCATGAGAGGACGATCTTATGGATTATGAAACTTCAGATTGTCTAAAAAAAAGCTGAAGATTAATTTCGACATTTGTAATCTAAATTTTATGTTCTTTGTTTTGATGTTTTTCATTTCTATGTTTTTCATTTCTATGAACTTGTTTTTATTAAAACTTAATAAAAGGAATGAATGATTTTTGAAAACGCCAATATGATTTGCGGTTATGGTACACATTAAGGGCTATGGCCAGATATGTATAAGGGCAAGCATTTAGATGCTTTATATTCACCCAAAAAAAATCCATTGAGATTATATAGAGATATAAGAATGAATGGTTTCCATATTGAAACAATGGGCGAAGGAAACAAAGAGTTTCTTCAGATATATGTATAAAATCGCCCAAGGCCATAAAAAAAAAAACTATACATGCATTCTCTATTGATCTAGACTATGCCAAAATCAATATGATAGAGGCAATAGTCATGGTAACCAGAATGGTTTACCCACGAAATGGTATGACCGGATTGGCCATCCTGGTCCAAAACATGATGCGAAATTGATATTGGAAAGGGCACAAAGAGTTATCCCATAGAATCTCACGTGTGTAACATGAACCCAAGGGAAACTCATTAGGCCATGATGTCCCAAAGCACTTAAAGGTTATAGTATGTCCATGAGGGGGCAACGCGGACAAATCCGCACATGTCCATACTATATATAGCTTGGCTAAGTCCTTATATAAATATGTATTGGCCATTACCCATAGGTCTAAACTCTCAGTCCAAGGCTTGGGGACATACGAATTTACATGCATCTTAACTAATAAGCATCAGACCATTAAGTGAGCATAGATATTCTCATCTCAAATTTATTACGGGTCATGAGCCAGACATATAACATCTTGAGATATTTGGATAAGCCACCACAAATATATGTGCCGTCTAAGATGGATCTTTAGAAGAGGATGATGATGGGGATATATGTTGGATATGAATCTCCCACAAATAATGAAGTACCTTGAGCCAAATATGGGTGATCTATTTAGTGGCCAAGAACACGGATTGCAAAGTTTAATGGATCCGAGTATCCAACATTAGGGGAGAAAATAATAAGCTGGGAAACAAAAGAGAAAGGTGCATAGAATGATAAAACAAATCTGAGGTCAAGGAAACCATCTCAGACATAGAGATAAGTCCGGCCGACTCTAAGCTACAGGTACTAAACAATGTAGCTTGGGACGCCAAGCTGCAAAGTATTAATGTCCTGATAATAATGAATCTCAATCGATTATATCATGTCTGGAACATAATGGAACACAATAAAGAATGTCGACATAAGATGATTTATTTGCATACAAGGTAGCACTTGAATTTATGAATATAAGCGAGGATCATGAACCCACGTCAATATAAGAGTGCGCACTCGTAGAACAGATTGAATGAAAACATGGGGTTGAATATTTTAAAGAAGAAAGGCGTATTTGGCCATATGATTAAGACGCCATATGATGTTAAAACCAGTGGATATAAATGGGTCTTCTGAGGAATAGAAAGCGCAAGATATAAAGCTAATGTTGCACAAGGATTCTCACAAAGACCAGTAATAGATTATGAGAAGATATACCCCCATGTGGTGGATGCAACTACTTTTAAGATTTCTCATAAGTCTGGCTATATAAGAGAGAAAATTAGACTTGCAGCAAACTGATGTAGTGACTGCATATTTATATGGTCCACTGGATAATGAAAGTACTAGAGGGTATTGAGCTGAATGTACAGCAAGTTCTTGAGAAAAATATTGATAATCATCGAAATATATGATCTGAATATCCTAGGAACCTCTGGATACCTTAAGAAAGAATTCGAGATGAAATATCTCGGAAAAACAAAATTTTGTTTGGGATTACAACTTGAGTACATAAATGATGGGATCCTTGTGCATCAAATGGCTTATACAGAAAAGGTACTCAAAAGGTTTAACATGGCCGATTGCCATCCTCTGACCAATCCCATGGTCGTGAGATCACTCGGCCTGGACACTAACCCATTCCATCCCAAGATGGACGATGAGGATGTCCTAGGTCCCGAAATGACATATCTCAGTGCCATAGGAGCTTTAATGTACTTGGCAACTCACACACGGCCTGATATANNNNNNNNNNNNNNNNNNNNNNNNNNNNNNNNNNNNNNNNNNNNNNNNNNNNNNNNNNNNNNNNNNNNNNNNNNGGAATGTGATCAAACATGTTCTTCGTTACCTGCAAGGAACGAAAGACTTGGGTCTATATTATACAAACCATAACAAAGATGGTTTAGTTGGCTTTGCTGATGCTGGTTATTTATCAGATCCACATCATGCTCGATCACAGACAAGATATGTCTTTACACATGGAGGTACGCCATATCATGGCGTTCCATGAAACAAACCATCGCGGCCACTTCATCTAATCACTCGGAAATCTTGGCCATACATGAGGCCANNNNNNNNNNNNNNNNNNNNNNNNNNNNNNNNNNNNNNNNNNNNNNNNNNNNNNNNNNNNNNNNNNNNNNNNNNNNNNNNNNNNNNNNNNNNNNNNNNNNNNNNNNNNNNNNNNNNNNNNNNNNNNNNNNNNNNNNTGTGATAGGACGAAGCACATATTGCCTAAGTTCTTTTTTACTCACGAGCTTCAGAAAGCCGGTGAGGTCTAGGTCGTCCAAGTACGATCCAGTGACAATTCAACTGACCTATTCACCAAGGCACTTCCTACCTGCACGTTCAGGAAGCTCACGCATCAGATTGGGATGCGTAGGCTAAAAGACCTTCATTGAGGTTCACATCAGGGGGAGTAGTACGTGTTGTACTCTTTTTTCTTCATCATGGTTTTGTCCCACTGGGTTTTCCTGACAAGGTTTTAATGAGGCAACATTAAGCGTATTCCAATCCCTGTATGGTTATGGCATCCAAGGGGGAGTGTTATAAATCAATTGGTGGATGTCCATAACCGGTCCATACACTTAGAGAGAGAGACGGCCCAACCCTAGACAGAGAGAGGCGGCCGCGATACTTGGAGAGGAGAGAGAGACGGCTACAACTTGCCTATTTCCTAATTCGTTTATGTTTATGATTTGTAATATTTCCTATTATTGTATTTACATTTATCTCTCTTGTAACTCATATATAAAGGGAACACTTATTCATTAATAATATACAGAAACTTACATTTCTAAATCTTTAAGTTTACAACAAAATACATATTTTTCATTTGATTATTGGTTATATTATTTAAAAAACTTAAAAAGTAATAGATAATTATAATTTATAAAACTAATTATTTTTTTCTTTTATAAACTATCACAACTTTTTACCATTATTTGTGTTCTAAATGTTCAACCCAAAAATGGGCCAAGTTCTACAGGGCTTTATCATAAATGGGCCAAATTCGAGTAGACCCGTATTTTAAATTTTTATTTTTTTCGTTTTGAAAAAAATGTCACTTTGACATTTTAAACGCAAATTAAAAAAATGATTGAAATGTATTTAAGTTTTTATTAATTACACGTATTCAACTAATAGTATTGAAGATAAATAAAATTATTTATATAATCAATGCATTTGTAATTAATATTTTCTTTGTTCATATTAAGTGTCGTTTTAGTTTTTTTTTTAATTCATTATAAGTGTCGTTTTATATTTTTATGATAAATATTAAATATTTTTTGGTTTTTATCTTTACCTTTAGTTTATTAATTAAAAAATAAAATAAAATGCATTAAATAAGAATAACAGTGAAAATTTAATCATTTTTTATTTCGTGTGCAAAAATTGTAAATGACACTTATAATGAAACGAATAGAATATTAAATTAAAAATTACTTTAAAATTTTTAAATGATATTTTTATGTAAAATAAAATGTTAAAAAAATATTTTTCAGAAACAAAGGGAGTAGCAGATTAGCCGATGTTTATTTTTTATTTTTAAAATTAAAAATACAGCAGAGCTAACGTCAACAGAAATTATATTTGTCTACTGGTCCACCTTTTACAAAATATAAAAATGCCGTTATAACACTTTTGACCTTCCCACTCCACTTTTTTTTTTTTTTTTTGTAAAATACCTTCCCACTCCACGAATAAAAGTAACAGTATGATTTTAATAGAGATAACGTATGATTGTTTACAATGAAACGAAAATAACTTAAATTGCACAAAGTCAAATCAATGGCGGATAAGAAAAAAATTTGAGTGGGGCATAAAAATAATTTTATTTGATAATCTGAAAAAAGATACCTTATATAACACATATGAAAATGAAAAAAGAATACAAGAAAGTTTGAACCTTGGTTATAGTGGGGGAAATTAATGATTTTAACCAACTAAGCTAGAGAATCTTAAATAACCTCTGTGCAATTTATAAGCTTATTTAAAAAATTTAGTGGTGGCAGCTGCCCTCTTACTGCATAACGTGCATCCGCCACTGAGTCAAATAACATAAAACAGTAACAACTCTATGTACTATTATGAATTTTGGTCTTAAGATTCTAATTCAATTACTACAAGAAAACATAATCTTAACGAGGGCGGTTTTCCTCGCTAATTCGTCGTAAAAGAGATTTTACGACGAATTAGCGAGGAAACGCGTTTGCTCGTTACACGTCTGTCGTAACACATATTTCCTCGCTAATTCGTCGTAACTTAGCGAGGAATATATTTCGTCGTAAAGACGAAGTAGGACGATTCGTCGTAAAGACCACGTCAATATTCCACGTAAGGACGTCCCTATAATACCTCGTAAATACCTCGAAAATAGTTCCTCGTAACATACACGTAAATACCTTGAAAGAGTTTCCTCGCAAAATACACGTAACNNNNNNNNNNNNNNNNNNNNNNNNNNNNNNNNNNNNNNNNNNNNNNNNNNNNNNNNNNNNNNNNNNNNNNNNNNNNNNNNNNNNNNNNNNNNNNNNNNNNTTTTTCCTCGTTAATTTTCGTCGTTAAGCATGTGTTTTCTTGTAGTATTGAACTAAGAACCTATGAAAACGAATTTTAAAATTAATTAGTTTAAAGGCCAAACCAGTTAATGTTAATTAAATAAAAGTTTAATTGGTGAATTTCTTTTATGAAAGTTGGTGTGTAACCTAATTCACTATAACAAGACTACAAATCTTAATGTATATTATATATCAACTAAACAAATAACTAAAATCACTGCTGAAGTCAAACCACATGACATGAGCACACATATATGAGGAAAGAAGATTTTGGGAATCATTCTGAATTAAAAGGTCAAAACTAAACAACCTAAGTAAATTCGAGTGGATGGTATATATGGCCTAATCCATATAGTAATGTACATATAAAATATTTGTTAGTGAAATACCAACAATTCGGTAGTCACATTCTTTACAAACTTTCCTGATAAAAAGAAACTCCACTTACGATCCAATGTATTCTGATTTCTGACTATGTTATATATTAGCCGAAAACAGGAAACTCCACTTTTGGTTTTTGTGTGAGCGAGAACCTTTTTGCCCATGGATTTGGTAATATTGACTTTCTTTTTCCTTTATTTTTATATATCTTTACCATTTTATGTTGTATGTACGTATTCATATACCGAAAAACATATCTAATTATTTGGATAGTCAAACCCCAAAATAATTTCAATATAGGATGTATTTTCTAAAAAAATTGCAAAAAAATATATAGAATACACCGTGAATGAGAATCATTAGAGATATATGTACAAGTTAAAAAAATCGTAAATTTATAACCTGTTTTTCTTTACCTTAGACAATAAATACTACATGCACACCAAACATTTTTTCGTCAAATACCTCCAATGTAGCAAGTAGCTATTTATAAGATAGTACTACCATCTCACTCCAAATTCAACAATTATTTTAATAACTAGTTAAATTTTCAAAGTATTGTGTATAATGCTAGAGAAATTAATATGGTCACCAACTCACATTTGTATCATGATTCATGCCTTTAATTACTAAATCAAAACTAAAAGCTACATTTTACGTACGTTGGTTAAAGGATGTCTGTCTTTTAACTTATTTGCTTATGACCTAATTTCCTAGCGACTACTCCTGACCGGTAAGATACCTAATTTTGTCGCATAATTATGGATTATGTAGATTAATCTATTATCAACTAAATATACTGATACGTATAAAACTCTTGCGACTCTTCTTTTATAAATAAACTAGATTTGGGCCCGTGCGTTGCAACGGGCTTTACTTGATATTTTAATTTAATAAAAAATATTAAAAAATTATTTTATTATTGTTTTAAAATTGTTTTTTATGTTATTTGAAATTTATTTTATAGTTAAGAACTCGTTTTCACACATAAGTTTCAGTTAGTATTTGTTAGAGCTAGAAAAAACATCCAAACGTAAAAATTTAAACCAGATCCAACCCGAAATAATAATTATAATGAAATAAAAAGAAATTTGGAAGTTAAATAAGACCAAGAAGCAATGACAACATTATACACTTTCTCATGTACTAATTTAATGTTTTATTAAACTTATCTGATGTTAAATAATTTTCTTGATTCATTTTTTATTAATGATATATTTTCATAATAACATTTAATTAAAATAAATTATAAACTACTACATAGTAAAAATAAAAAATGTAATAAGATAATGATGAAGCTTGATTTATTTTTGACTAAACATATGTAAGGTGACAATAATAATAATCAATGTTTTATGAGCAAACATGAAAATATATATATCAAACATGTGTTTGATTTTCGTATAACCAAACACATAAATACCAATCACGACAACATCTTAAGTTTAGATTTTTTTTAATTTAATAGCTTTAGCATCATACTTGTCATCAAATTCTTTATAAGAAATAAGTTAATTTAAATTTTTTAAAAAGAAAAATTCCAACTATAATTCATTTTTGTTTTTCAAGATTTTTATACAACTAATATATTTTCAATAAAAAATTATGTTTAGTTAATTATATATTGTGTCTTATACATACAAACATATATTCCTCATATTTACACATACTTATGTATGATAAAAACATCATAACTAAAAAAAAACTTGAGTTAGTTATTTATAAGAAATAAGTTAATTTAAATTTTTTAAAAAGGAAAATTTCAACTATAATTCGTTTTTTTTTTCAAGATTTTTATACAACTAATATATTTTCAATAAAAAATTATGTTTAGTTAATTATATATTGTGTCTTATACATACAAACATATATTCCTCATATTTACACATACTTATGTATGATAAAAACATCGTAACTAAAAAAAACTTGTATTAGCATCATAAGATGTAATAAGGATGATAAAAAAAATTGAATTGTTTAAAGAAATTAAAAGAAAACAGATAATATTTTTCTTGTAAATACTTATTTTTTGAAAATAATATGAGGAAGCTTAAACCTAAATATAGATGTGAAAATAATATTTATTTTGGTTTATATTTTTGTAGCATACATTTTTCTGTTAAAAAGGGAAGTTAGTTATTTATATGAAAATAATAAGAGTACTTTTAAATTTTTATTTTTTTGGTTTTGAAAAAGGAATATCACTTATTTTATAGTTAGTTTTTCTATTGATTTTTATTAAATAATTTCTTGTTGTAGGATTTTATAATTCGTTTTTATTTAATTTGTTTAAAAAAAATGAATATTTTCTCATATAATATCTTTCTTTAGTACTTTTAAAATAAAAAATATACAAAATATTTTAAAAAGAAAAAAATACTTTCAAATAGCTTTTACAATTATTCTTTGTTTATAGAATTTTCAAAAATTAAATTTACTATCAAATATTTTTAAAAGATTATAAAAAGAGCCATACAAATATAATTGTAAAAGGTTATATAATAGTAATTTTCCTTTTCCTAACTCCTAAAAAGAATAATAAACTATATTTTGTAATAATTTTCATTTTCTAGTGTCCAAAAAAATGTAATAATAATTTTTTTAAATTTTTTTTTTTAAATTCTAATAAAAGAGAATTGTAACATATTTTTGACACATGTCACAATTTTAATAAATTAATTGATACATGTCACAATCATATTAATTAGCAACTTTGAAGAACCAAGCTTTATATAATAAGATAGCTTTTACAATTATTCTTTGTTTATAGAATTTTCAAAAATTAAATTTACTATCAAATATTTTTAAAAGATTATAAAAAGAGCCATACAAATATAATTGTAAAAGGTTATGTAATAGTAATTTTCTTTTTCTTAACTCCTAAAAAGAATAATAAACTATATTTTTGTAATAATTTTCATTTTCTAGTGTCCCAAAAAATGTAATAATAATTTTTTTTCTAATTTTTTTTAAATTCTAATAAAAGAGAATTGTTACATATTTTTGACACATGTCACAATTTTAATAAATTAATTTACACATGTCGCAATCATATTAATTATCAACTTTGAAGAACCAAGCTTTATGTTAATAAGATAAGATATATCCAAGTTTGTTGACAACCTCATCGTCACCTATAAATGCAAACCCATCATCAATATCATAATCTTCATGCAAGCTTCAATATTTCCAAGGCAGTAAAAAGAAACAAAACTAAACCAAATAACTTACTTAACCAACAGGACATGACAGAAGAATTTGAAACCGTCGGAATTCGCACCGGACCATGGTGGAGTTTCCCCAACGGCATGTTCTCCGGCTTGTCTCAGCCACATTCTACTGAAATATCCATCGATATTGGCGGATTTGAATGGCAAAACATTGATAATATCGATGCC
This sequence is a window from Brassica oleracea var. oleracea cultivar TO1000 chromosome C1, BOL, whole genome shotgun sequence. Protein-coding genes within it:
- the LOC106296487 gene encoding transcription factor DYT1, with amino-acid sequence MPFNHKQEKKHFCVKIIGEEGKIMGGGNKFQEPVKINRRRQVRKEKEEDEVNESFKSPNLEAERRRREKLHGRLMALRSHVPTVTNMTKASIVEDAITYIGELQKIVENLTEKLHEMEETPLEIYEQQTVHTIKPEVEAIDLKMEMKKTGIEENVQFCKIGKRKFWLKITTEKRPGIFTKFMEVMCLLGFEIIDITLATSNGAIIISSSVQILQGLCDGDSVDPQQTKDFLLEVMRSNP